The Corynebacterium glaucum genome includes a region encoding these proteins:
- a CDS encoding MalY/PatB family protein yields MQFSNLDTLRTRGTRKWTQFDDDVIPMFVAESDFPTAPAIKQAIIDACEREMFGYTPAPHAHHLGKAVADFYDWRYGWRPNAAKIFPVADVVRGVLLAIQYFTEGDVIVPVPAYFPFLPIAEAAGRNRIDISSNKGANGGLDLAEVEEAFKNGAGSIIVTNPFNPGGWMFASEELDQICDIARRYKGRVLVDEIHAPLTYGKRHVCAAANNPDVCITVTATSKAWNVAGLKCAQMIFTNDADVKTWNAINPVAKDGVGTLGIIAAEAAYESGRDHLDWQVEQLKANRDWLVENLPALIPGIRFEIPDATYLMFLDFKDTKLGVDKPAAYLLKHARVALSEGVDFGPGGEHRARLNFATSPEILKEATERIARAIEVL; encoded by the coding sequence ATGCAGTTTTCAAACCTTGACACCCTGCGCACCCGCGGCACCCGTAAGTGGACCCAGTTCGACGACGACGTCATCCCCATGTTCGTCGCCGAGAGCGACTTCCCCACGGCTCCAGCCATCAAGCAGGCAATTATCGACGCCTGCGAGCGCGAGATGTTCGGCTACACCCCCGCCCCGCACGCGCACCACCTGGGCAAGGCGGTGGCAGATTTCTACGACTGGCGCTACGGCTGGCGCCCGAACGCAGCGAAGATCTTCCCCGTAGCGGACGTCGTGCGCGGCGTGCTGCTGGCAATTCAGTACTTCACCGAAGGCGACGTGATCGTGCCGGTGCCTGCGTACTTTCCGTTCCTGCCAATCGCGGAGGCCGCCGGCCGCAACCGCATCGACATCAGTTCAAACAAGGGTGCCAACGGCGGCCTAGACCTGGCCGAGGTCGAGGAGGCGTTCAAGAACGGCGCGGGCAGCATCATCGTCACCAACCCGTTCAACCCGGGCGGCTGGATGTTCGCATCGGAAGAGCTCGACCAAATCTGCGACATCGCTCGCCGGTACAAGGGCCGGGTGCTTGTCGACGAAATCCACGCACCGCTTACCTACGGCAAACGACACGTCTGCGCGGCGGCGAACAACCCGGATGTTTGCATCACGGTCACGGCGACCTCGAAAGCGTGGAATGTCGCGGGGCTGAAGTGCGCGCAGATGATCTTCACTAACGACGCGGACGTGAAGACCTGGAACGCGATCAACCCGGTGGCCAAGGATGGCGTTGGCACACTGGGCATCATCGCCGCGGAAGCCGCGTACGAGTCCGGCCGCGACCACCTCGATTGGCAGGTGGAACAACTGAAAGCCAACCGCGACTGGCTCGTAGAAAACCTCCCTGCGCTGATTCCGGGGATCCGCTTTGAAATCCCGGATGCCACCTACCTCATGTTCTTGGATTTCAAGGACACGAAACTGGGCGTCGATAAGCCTGCTGCTTACCTGCTGAAACATGCTCGGGTGGCGCTGAGCGAGGGGGTTGATTTCGGGCCTGGCGGCGAGCACCGTGCGCGACTGAACTTTGCCACCTCGCCGGAGATCCTCAAGGAGGCCACGGAGCGCATCGCCCGCGCGATCGAAGTACTCTAA
- the treS gene encoding maltose alpha-D-glucosyltransferase, protein MEQTPQASDFSSPAPVEQPWERPDPEWYKDAVFYEVLVRAFYDPDGTGSGTLRGLEEKLDYLQWLGVDCLWLPPFYDSPLKDGGYDIRDFRKVLPEFGTVEDFVSLIDAAHRRGIRIITDFPINHTSDQHQWFQESRQNPDGPYGDYYVWTDDDAQYDGTRIIFIDTEESNWTWDPVRKQFFWHRFFSHQPDLNYDNPKVQEEILDVIRFWLDLGMDGIRLDAIPYLFEREGTSSENLPETHEFIKQVRDLFDKEYPGRFLLAEANQMPDEVVEYFGAGTDGTGDECHMAFHFPVMPRIFMGLHKESAQPIIDILRETPDIPESAQWGIFLRNHDELTLEMVTEEERDYMYKSYAFDPRMRANVGIRRRLAPLLGGHRDRLELAHALLLSLPGSPFLYYGDEIGMGDNIWLFDRDGVRTPMQWSNDRNGGFSTADPERLYLPPVRNDQYGFHIVNVESQMQRDNSLLQWVRTLVHIRKQYKAFGRGSYIEVEHGNEQVLAFVREYDGERILCVHNMSSRPQPVEMQLSQYNGITPRELSGGLEFPTIGELPWLVTLAPHGFFWFDIS, encoded by the coding sequence ATGGAACAAACCCCCCAGGCTTCAGATTTCTCCTCCCCGGCGCCCGTTGAGCAGCCGTGGGAACGTCCGGACCCCGAGTGGTACAAAGACGCCGTTTTTTACGAGGTGCTGGTGCGCGCCTTCTACGACCCGGACGGTACCGGCTCCGGCACGCTGAGGGGCCTAGAGGAGAAGCTGGACTACCTGCAGTGGCTGGGTGTGGATTGTCTCTGGCTGCCGCCGTTTTATGATTCCCCGCTGAAAGACGGTGGCTACGACATCCGTGACTTCCGCAAGGTGCTGCCGGAGTTCGGCACGGTGGAGGATTTCGTTTCGCTGATCGATGCCGCCCACCGCCGCGGCATCCGCATCATCACCGACTTCCCCATCAACCATACTTCGGACCAGCACCAGTGGTTCCAAGAATCGCGCCAGAACCCGGACGGCCCGTACGGCGACTACTACGTGTGGACCGATGACGATGCGCAGTACGACGGCACGCGCATCATCTTCATCGACACCGAAGAGTCGAACTGGACGTGGGATCCGGTGCGCAAGCAGTTCTTCTGGCACCGCTTTTTCTCCCACCAGCCGGATCTGAACTACGACAATCCGAAGGTGCAAGAGGAGATCCTCGACGTCATCCGCTTCTGGCTGGACCTGGGCATGGACGGCATCCGCCTCGACGCGATCCCGTACCTCTTTGAGCGTGAGGGCACGAGCAGCGAGAACCTGCCGGAGACCCACGAGTTCATCAAGCAGGTCCGCGACCTCTTCGACAAAGAGTACCCCGGCCGCTTCCTCCTCGCGGAGGCGAACCAGATGCCGGACGAGGTCGTCGAATACTTCGGTGCAGGCACGGACGGTACCGGCGACGAGTGCCACATGGCGTTCCACTTCCCCGTCATGCCGCGCATCTTCATGGGCCTGCACAAGGAATCCGCCCAGCCGATCATCGACATCCTGCGCGAGACCCCGGACATCCCCGAGTCCGCGCAGTGGGGCATTTTCCTGCGCAACCACGACGAGCTCACGCTTGAGATGGTCACCGAGGAAGAGCGCGACTACATGTACAAGTCCTACGCGTTCGACCCGCGCATGCGCGCCAACGTGGGCATCCGCCGCCGCCTCGCGCCGCTGCTCGGCGGCCACCGCGACCGCCTCGAGCTGGCCCACGCGCTTTTGCTCAGCCTGCCCGGTTCGCCGTTTTTGTACTACGGCGACGAGATCGGCATGGGCGATAACATCTGGCTTTTCGACCGCGACGGCGTGCGTACCCCGATGCAGTGGTCGAACGACCGCAACGGCGGCTTTTCCACCGCCGACCCGGAGCGCCTCTACCTGCCGCCGGTACGCAACGACCAGTACGGCTTCCACATCGTCAACGTGGAAAGCCAGATGCAGCGCGACAACTCGCTGCTGCAGTGGGTGCGCACCTTGGTGCACATTCGTAAGCAGTACAAGGCGTTCGGCCGCGGCTCCTACATCGAGGTGGAACACGGCAACGAGCAGGTTCTCGCGTTCGTGCGCGAGTACGACGGCGAGCGCATCCTGTGCGTGCACAACATGAGCTCTCGCCCGCAGCCGGTGGAGATGCAGCTGTCCCAGTACAACGGCATCACCCCGCGCGAACTCTCCGGCGGCCTCGAGTTCCCCACCATCGGTGAGCTGCCCTGGCTGGTCACCCTCGCCCCGCACGGATTCTTCTGGTTCGACATCTCCTAG
- a CDS encoding trehalose synthase produces the protein MIDITAERFYGAKSEKVTHQDVLRRQPLGQYQWLLMQLNDDLYQVLSNGERDVLATDAGASAYVEHMEALGEVHGELSKAPATPLGAEQSNTSLIVGDTIVKVFRKLEDGLNPDVEILSQISNPHVARVTGYITLAGRTLAMQQEKIDGTDGFELATQGFDPQAAHDLGAAIRSVHVSLADTFGTTTADAQHLRDTLHANLDSYLRRAPILREFEESIRKLYDATLDSATAEIQRVHGDLHLGQTLKSGEHWYLIDFEGEPARPLAERQRPDHVMRDVAGMIRSFGYARAVGDLDAEWERQCVDKLKLGYGQTDRVLDAYIADKAAYEVVYEANNRPDWVDIPLDALRSIL, from the coding sequence ATGATCGACATCACCGCCGAGCGCTTCTACGGGGCTAAGTCGGAAAAGGTCACGCACCAAGACGTGCTCCGGCGGCAGCCCCTGGGCCAGTATCAGTGGCTCTTGATGCAGCTCAACGATGACCTTTACCAGGTACTTTCCAACGGCGAGCGCGACGTTCTGGCCACCGATGCCGGCGCGAGCGCCTACGTCGAGCACATGGAAGCCCTCGGGGAGGTGCACGGCGAGCTGTCTAAAGCCCCAGCCACCCCGCTCGGCGCCGAGCAGTCAAACACCTCGCTCATCGTCGGCGACACCATTGTCAAGGTGTTCCGCAAGCTTGAAGACGGCCTGAATCCCGACGTCGAGATCCTGAGCCAAATTTCCAACCCGCACGTCGCTCGAGTCACGGGCTACATCACGCTTGCCGGACGCACCCTCGCGATGCAGCAGGAAAAGATCGACGGCACCGACGGCTTCGAGCTGGCTACCCAGGGTTTCGACCCGCAGGCCGCGCACGACCTCGGCGCCGCAATCCGCAGCGTCCACGTCTCGCTCGCGGACACGTTCGGCACCACCACCGCCGACGCACAGCACCTCCGCGACACCCTTCACGCTAACCTCGACAGTTACCTGCGGCGCGCGCCAATCCTCCGGGAGTTCGAGGAGAGCATTCGCAAGCTTTACGACGCCACCTTGGACTCCGCCACGGCGGAAATCCAACGCGTCCACGGCGATCTGCACCTTGGCCAAACGCTGAAATCCGGCGAGCACTGGTACCTCATTGACTTCGAGGGCGAGCCGGCGCGCCCGCTCGCGGAGCGCCAGCGGCCGGACCACGTCATGCGCGATGTTGCAGGCATGATCCGCTCCTTCGGTTACGCGCGAGCGGTTGGGGATCTCGATGCTGAGTGGGAGCGTCAGTGCGTCGATAAGCTGAAGCTTGGGTACGGACAAACCGACCGTGTGCTGGATGCCTACATTGCGGACAAGGCGGCGTACGAGGTCGTATACGAGGCGAACAACCGCCCTGACTGGGTGGATATCCCCCTCGACGCGCTGCGTTCCATTCTGTGA
- the brnQ gene encoding branched-chain amino acid transport system II carrier protein: MSTAASKPKPSSGSTILITSLALFSMFFGAGNLIFPPMLAVQAGDNFWPAILGFLGTGALLPVLAVVAIALSGANVRDLAQRAGTIFGVLFPILAYLSIGAFYALPRTGAVSMETAVTPLFGVSGTLPTAIFSIVFFGIALALSWNPTRIMDTMGKFLVPALVVLLIVMIAVSITRWDAEPVTPAEAYGEGPFTTGLLEGYLTMDSIAALAFAIVVISTLRNKGYEGRELVNSTVIAGGGAGIMLALIYLGLGGIGRVMPGGDQFETGAALLADASNATMGTAGQIVFSLVVLLACLTTAVGLITATAKYFSEQFAGSYRTWAIIFTVWSMIFATQGLSFIMTIAAPVIGFLYPPAIALILVTLIEPLFRSRTRFTWALILPVWTAVIFSLTETFVGLGWGAPALEPIVSWAPLFAAGLGWVVPVAVAFITGLVIDFMNPKPAMEIGTNQTVEGEVVTAG, from the coding sequence ATGTCCACCGCCGCAAGCAAGCCGAAACCCAGCTCCGGCTCGACGATTCTGATCACCTCGCTGGCGCTGTTTTCCATGTTCTTCGGCGCAGGCAACCTCATCTTCCCACCGATGCTGGCAGTGCAGGCCGGCGATAACTTTTGGCCCGCCATTCTTGGCTTCCTTGGCACCGGCGCGCTGCTGCCTGTGCTTGCCGTGGTGGCGATTGCACTCTCCGGTGCAAACGTGCGCGACCTTGCACAGCGGGCCGGCACGATCTTCGGCGTGCTCTTCCCGATCCTGGCGTACCTGTCCATCGGCGCGTTCTACGCCCTGCCGCGCACCGGCGCAGTGTCCATGGAGACCGCGGTCACCCCGCTGTTCGGTGTCTCCGGTACGCTGCCGACGGCGATTTTCAGCATCGTCTTCTTCGGCATTGCACTCGCACTGAGCTGGAACCCGACTCGAATCATGGACACCATGGGCAAGTTTCTGGTGCCAGCGCTTGTGGTGCTGCTGATAGTAATGATCGCGGTTTCGATCACACGCTGGGATGCGGAACCGGTCACCCCTGCTGAGGCTTACGGCGAAGGCCCGTTCACCACTGGCCTGCTCGAAGGCTACCTGACCATGGACTCGATCGCCGCACTCGCGTTCGCCATCGTCGTGATTTCCACCCTGCGCAACAAGGGCTACGAGGGCCGCGAGCTGGTCAACAGCACGGTCATCGCCGGCGGCGGTGCAGGCATCATGCTCGCGCTGATCTACCTGGGCCTTGGCGGCATCGGGCGCGTTATGCCGGGCGGCGACCAGTTTGAAACCGGTGCAGCCCTGCTGGCAGACGCCTCCAACGCCACCATGGGCACCGCCGGCCAGATAGTATTCTCCCTGGTCGTGCTCCTCGCTTGCCTGACCACCGCCGTGGGCCTGATTACCGCGACCGCCAAGTACTTCTCGGAGCAGTTCGCGGGTTCGTACAGGACGTGGGCGATCATCTTCACTGTCTGGTCGATGATCTTCGCGACCCAGGGCCTGAGCTTCATCATGACTATCGCTGCGCCGGTGATCGGCTTCCTCTACCCGCCGGCCATCGCGCTGATCCTGGTCACCCTGATCGAGCCGCTGTTCCGCTCCCGCACCCGCTTCACCTGGGCGCTGATTCTGCCGGTGTGGACCGCCGTGATCTTCTCGCTGACCGAGACCTTCGTCGGCCTGGGATGGGGTGCCCCCGCGCTCGAGCCGATTGTCTCCTGGGCGCCGCTGTTCGCAGCTGGCCTGGGCTGGGTCGTGCCGGTGGCAGTCG